TCAGAGAGATCAAGGTGCTGCAAAAGTGCATTGTCGCGTAGGTTGCCTTCCAGAGAGGCAATCGCATTTCCTGCCAGTTTCAGAATCCTTAACCGCGGGTTGAAGGACCAGTCACctagaaagacagagactcAAGCATTAAGGATCACAGGTGTCTTGTTTCACGCGTCAACACGCTGTGCACAGGTGTCTCTGCAATGTTTTTAttcgcttcctgtctgtgTTTTCGGGGAACTCCCTCGGCATTATCAACGAAGAAAAATCTAACTCTGCGCCTGCAAAACAAAAAGGTTCTGAGAAGGCTCCGAATCCATGCCCGGTACgttctggagagacacccaTGCAGACTCGGGGCTTACGATTTTGAAATAACGTCTTTCATGATGTAACGCACAAACTACATGAAGACGTGTAAATGTAATTAAACTCCTTGTGTGTCAAACCAGGCATCTCAGGGTGTAGAGCTCGTTGAGATTAACAGTTCAGAGATTGAGCTGTCGCATCTCCATTTGCCATCGTTGCTTTCCAGTACACTTGAGGGATCATTTGCCTTGGATTTGATCGGTGCGAGTCTGGCGGCGACAGATCGATTTTGATTCTGTGCTTTGGTCGCGCTGTTTGGTCCTTGGGTGTGTCTTTTCCGCCTACCGAGGCGTTTTATACGATTTTGTGAGAGGTCGACGACCTCTAGGCATGCATTCGGCATCAGCTCTTCACTCGATTCTATTTCGTTGTTCGCAGCGTCGAGAACGGTCAAAAAAGTCAACAGGTTGAGGGGATGCAAACAACGGAGCTTGTTGTTGCGCATGCGGACGATCTGCAAAGCTCCAAGATCCGGCAACGAGAAACGCACGCACAACAATTCTGCAAAGTCTGGTcagttttctgtctcctctctacAAAGAGATCAAGGTGGAGGTGGTGTCAGGCAGCGGTTCCCACTTTTATAACCTCCGAGGCAACACGCATGGAATCGCTTAGCGCGCGTTCGCTCGGTCCTACAATTAAGGAAACATTGACGAGGGAccgccttcgttctctctcgtgcctCCGTATAACGCGTTAATTGTGTCAGATCCTCATACATATGTCGGTGTGGAAGAGGCGGTGTTCTTGTCTGCGGTGGGCAGAATCTGCAACTGTCCGAATACCGTGTCACAACAGGATGTCGCGTTGTAGGCACCAAGACGACATCATAGAACGAAGGCATACTGGTGTTTCTATTCATACGCAGACGCTCTCTGGCCACATCTTTCTCGTGTTTTTCCACAGTGTTTTCTTCTAACCTGGAGATTGCGGAAATCGCGAATAGCGTTAACAGAGGTTAGACCGAGTCCACTCAGCTGAGCCTCGATCAGCACTGGACGAAAATCGTCTGGTGAAAAACCAATGGACGTCAGCTTTGCGCAAAGAAGGTCTTTTTCCAGTGGATTGGAACCTCCCTGTGGCAACAGCAGATGTCCAACACAAGCATTTGAGAGACGAATTCCGTTTCACCTACAGAGTGGTCCCAGCACCACGTGCACGCATTGCCTACGTTTCTGGTATGATATCCTGACACGAATGTTCTTCGCAACTGTGGACGTTCCAATCGAAATTACGTGAAACTGAGCATATACACAATGCTGCTATGGAGTTTCTCGGCTCCTAGAAACGAATCACGGAGTCGGTAGTTGAAACGTTTCACATCCGGTAAGCATCTTTTGAATATGACGTGTCTTCAATTCTATCTGAATAATTTTAAGTGCACACAAAAGATcttatatataaatatatatagtgCCGGATCTCCTTGTAAGAAGGCGACACTTGATCTTCATATTGGCTCTCGGAGGACATGTGTGCTGGTTGACACACATGCATCTAAATGTACGCTTGTATGTCGGCAGGCGCCTACATGGTATTACGTTAATCCGGAATATCTGTACACATATAAGCAGTCATAATGTGATTATATTTGCTTGACTGCTTGTACGCATCTTTTTCTATGTCTTGGCGTGGGTGAACCAATAAGAATACTGCTTGTTTCTGTCGGATTGTCTTCTGTTTTCACATACCACGCTGTCGCTGGGGTCGATTCCAAAAGGAGATTCCTGTTGAAATCCTTCATTATCGTCGTCCAGCGGAGACCGCCTCTGTTGCTGCAGCTGGCGGGAAGGCGACGGGACACGACAATTGTTactggaaagaaaaaggttgttggaagacggagacagatcATGCGTCATTCTGTCGTCCCAGGTAAACTCTTAAAATTCATTTCACGTTTAGGCAGTGCCGCGCTGCCTCACCGCATGGTTTCGGCTCTTAAAATAAGGGTCCTAATCTCCTCAGCGAACGCCGTGCTTCTCAAgtcttcgcgtttttcgctcAAGATGGTTTCGGTCCGGTACCAGAATACACAGTACGGGAGGTATCTGCATGTCCCTACATGGGCGGATATGTgatgagaaagaaagagaggcacgGAGTTGCCGGCTGAGGAAGACAGATGGAGGACGGAGGGAGTTCCACTTCTAGCCGACGCAACGTACTAAAGTTTTTTCCTTTTGATGTGTTAATGTCCAAACCGCTCTAGTTTTGCGGCGTCCACTACTTAGCACTGACTGAAGGACTCCTGTGATAGGAGCAGAACACGTTTTAGTGCTGAATGTATTTCATAGCCTTCCCTCGATTTCCGCGGTATGTAGCAAGGCATTCTCCGGACGATTGTAGCAACTAGCTCTTACACCGAACTGGGGAGGAGTTGTACGAGAGTACATAGAGCCCCATGTTTGTCGCCTAAAAGTGGAACAAGTCGAAACGTGTATGCTCCATGTTTTCGTTGGAACTCGACACATACCACCATTTAATTTTCTTAATACCTCAACCTGATTCGGGGAAGTGGATCCAACGCtagttttcttttctctgacCTGCTGTTGCCCGTCCAACTGCTTTCCATTTCATCCCTTTTGCTGAACAAGGTGGGGCACTGTGTGCTGAACTCTCACACTTTCTGAATATCATGTACCTTCAAGGCGTGACACAGAAAAAGTGTCTACGTCAAGATATGAAGAGCAAtcgagtgtctctgtcaACTAGCGCATCTTCGCAGCGTTAACTTGTCGGAATCGATCCCGGACCGCAAAGTGAAATCAAGCTCTATAGGGCTCAAATGGGACTCTTGAAGGCATAGATGTTGATATGATGGCTGGAAAATCGTTTGTTTCCAGGTGACTTCCCTGGTGTTCATTTTGGTGTCAGCAATTTCACAAATGTCGCTGTCGCGTCCACGGAATATTTGCGTCCGAACACAGGTTTGGAGAATATTCAGATGACAGAACTGCATAGACTTTTGAATGTACGGAAGAACGAGGGTATCGACAGAGTTTCCAGTTCTCTGAGACTGCGCTGTTTCTCTTGAAAACGAAGTCGTATACTCATCTAACGACCATGCTGCGCGTAAAAAGTCCTTCGGCCACAGGCTTCGCGTTTTGCGCTGTCGTGAACAGTATGTTTGGTAATCGAGTCACAATGTCTCACCATCGGTGAAATGTGTAggggggagaaaaggaaaaatgCTAAAGGAATTACTGTTCATTCATTGATTTAAAAATGCGCATGCGGTCTAAGAACATGCAAGTCCTCTTGTGATTCTGGTCAGGGCTTTAAGACCCGCAAAAAATGGACAACCTTTTTTGACAGAAACTCCAATACCGTGTGAAACATAGCAAATCCACTGTGTGGGAGGGACGCGGAACAAAACTTGTGCGAGGCAAATACAAGATCGCAAAGTCGTCGTTGATTTGTCCAGAGCCGGGATGTCCGTTACCAGTCATTTTGAGACGAATCCAGGAATCCGCATGAGACCTCGGTTCTTTGCCGTGATTCTCTCTCAAAACTAAAAAACAGTCGTGATGGCAGAAGCGTACCTATTGGAGATAAGCTCACCCTTCCCAATGGCTTGAGGCTAGAGTTAATTTACATACGTGGAAACGTCGAAGAGACCTCCCCGCTAGTTCCCTAGTGGAAAAGGCAGCAGCTCACAGTGGGGCTGCTGTCCACATTTCGCCGAAACTGAATCGCTCGAATATTCAGTATTCAGAGGCGGATGCAGATGACCGTACGACGCCCCGCGGCAGTTCGCTGGAACTGACCAATGATGCCATCAGTGAAGATCGCCACGTGTGGTCCGCTCCTTCCCCAGTTCCAGAAACTGCTCGACAGCACATCACAGGGGAGAAGTTAGACTCAGGTGGAACCGAAGCGGTAATTCTGTGCGCCCGCAAACAAGTGACTCGCTCGAGTCCTCATACCACAACAACTCGATGAAGGAATTTGTGCCAATCTCTCTGTGGCCGAAGAGAGTATCCATCCTCGAACACGAACACGTGCGCAGCTTACCGTCAACGGGGGACGACAACTCTTCGAACGCAACTCCCGAAAGCAAACCTTCTACGCGACTGATTTCTGCCTGTGTAGGATCACGAAGGCAAAACTCTGTTCAGCGACACAATGACGGGTCGCCTTCAGACGCAacagcagaaagaaacatgGCGTCACCTCCCAAGAAACCCGTTACCACTCACCAGCATGGAACCGACCCGAGCGGGCCGATGTTTCCAAACAGGAACCCACCACCAAGTACTGCTTCGTTAAAGAGAGGATCCACGCGGAGCCCTTCAGTTTCCTCACCTCGGTTTTCAGACCGAAGTCGAAACAGCAGAAAAAGCGTTACCTTGCCACAGGCGCAATTGTCATCAGGAGCTTGTGGCACCGCCCCGTCCCCTCATCAACGCGCAAGTGTGACTCTTGGAATACACAGATTACCGGGGCACCAGCCGGCATCACAAACACCTTGCGTTCTGGGAAGCAACTcacaggagaaaggaagctcCAGCAAGACACCGACAGAAACTGGAAAGTGTCGGAAGcacgagacagagggcggGACAGAAAGTGTTGAACACAGCGATAACAGCTTGGAGGCCAAAAGCGACTCTGAGAGTTCAGACCACGGAACCGAGGAAGACGGCAGTAGCGGGGAAGAAGTCAACGACTACGGAAATCAAGATGACCAGGGGGAATTCCGCGATAATGCCGAACAGATTGAGGCATTTAGTGCTAACGGAGTGGCTACTGCAGCGACGCAAGAGTTAGTTGCGAAAGACGCATCTTCGGTTGACAACGAAATAACAGCTAGCGAAGACATGCAAGACGTTGAAGAATGTGAACTGCGATACAATATGCGAACCGGAATGTTCACTAAAGTCCTGCGTACGCGTCCAGGAGGGCAGGCGCGTTCTGTGCCCAAGACTTCATCCCAGAATAAAGAACAGAACTCTCTGCAATCTGACTGGATTTTCCCGTGGGAAACAAAACGCGATGTAGATGTTTTCGCGGCTCCAACCTCAGCTTCTTTCGAGATGGGTCACAGAAAGTGTTCCCGTGCAAACAAAAAAGAGGACCGTCCCTTCAGCTGCCAACGCCCTCACAGTGGAGTTCTTAGCCTGGCTTCGCTAAAAAAGAGTCATTTGCAGAGGTTTCAggaaagggaaagagaacaagacaaaCAGCTAGACGCTATCGTGCAAGAAGGGCAACGCGAAGCTTATTAcgactgtttgaaaaaaATGGCAGAAGCAAATGAATGGTCGCAACTGTTGAACATGAAATATGTTTATCGGGCTTTCAAGAACAAAGATGGAAAACTAGCATGCCACGTCTATGACGGGCAGTCTTATATAAAACGACTCTCAGTGGATGTAAGTTTTTCTCGGAACATCTCCATCTTTCTCCGGAAAGAGAGGTAACTGGGCACGCGAGGCTTGGTACGATTGAGTATTCTCGGGAGGCACACGGAGTGAGAGGATACACGGGATAGTGCGTTCCCATATGAAATGAAAAAGTCAATAAAGGGCTTGTGGTGTAGCAAGAAATTTTCTGGAAGCATCGACCGTAGAAGAGCCTGCAGTGGATTAGCACGCCACAAGTATCTTTGTTCAAGCACGAGCGTAGCCATGTGCACATGTGACTGTATACGGAGAAAAAGTGGTTCTATACAATCATGTATTCAGTGGTTGAAAATGAGAGACGGTAAGTACGCAGAAAACGCCTAGTTGTTCGAGGTACTTTGTACATTCAGAACTTCCcgcaaagagagagcaacCTCTCTATCCACTCAAAAGTGTCCCCCTCTTTCCGATTGGTGGAAGCGTTTGGCCAAAACGATTCTCTACACGTTCCGCAGCATCCTGTGTTCTTCCGGTTTCCTCCAGGTCTTTGTGTCTTACGAATACCCCAGGATAAAAAggagtttttctcttttttgtcCCTTCTTCAATGTACAATCGTTTCCAGGAGTAAGTTCTCCCTCTTTAACGACTATTCACATAGAAAATAGCCGCAGAAGCAAACCATccaccgagagaaaaaacgggaaAGCCCATCAGCCTCTGTCGACGTTGGAAGCGCATATCGTATCCCACTTGAGAGCATCAGACTCCCACATAGAGGCAATCCATGACTTGGTGACCAGCGTCTACATCGTAAAAAGTGGTGTCGCTCGAATAAGAAGCCTTCACGTTCTGACATGTAACGGGAACCCCGGTGGAACACATGATTTTCACACGAACCAAAAAGACCCAAAATAATGGAAATCTATCCCATAGAATCACGGTTTTGTTGGATATGTCTCAGTCTCTTGCTCTGTCGTTGACTTTGACATTCGATGCTGGAATCCAGCAATTCTTGCGATTTGGTAGGAACAGACGATCTGCACATTTCCCTTGTCCTGCTTTTCAAGTGGCCTGGTTCCTTTAGCTTCTGATCCACAAAGGCCTGTTGAtcattcgtcttcttcaggtgACCACAAAGACTTCGGATGAGCCACAATGTAGGAAAAAACGGATTTCTGAGCTTCAAAATGTCTTGCTTGCAACGATTCAACTCACGAGGGTCCTTCGGGAGCAGCTGGAGACTATCCAGCGCAATTGCATCGAAGTGCCTCAGTCTCCAAGCTGAAAAACTGGTGAACCGGTGTATACTTCtggaacgaaagagaaaaacgaaatctCAAGTCGCCTGTAGATTCGATGCGTCGCATATAACAAAGATGCGAGAGAGTGGCTCGTCAAGTACTGGCGTCATCACCGCAGCCATTGTCTGCAAGTATCTGTCGTTTGACAAATCGTTATCACGACCGTCTGTCGGCCTACACCTTTACGTCCTGTCATAACAACGCGGTACCGCTGATCCCATCACCGCCAtatttttttttcagaagagaagaaatgcgGCGTGGCGCGTTCCGCTCGTGTAAACTCCTAAACCTATTTCACTCTCTCACATCAAAAAGGATCACCGGGCCTACCTTGTGGTAAACGTTGCACAAATCCCAAACGGCAGCGCGCCTGTAACCCTTGTGTGACGGACAATAAATCATTTCATCCCTTTTACAGTTCAGTTTTTCCATTATAACGCCACATAGAATAGGAAATGAGACTGCAACTCTTGGATAATCGGTACTTTGGAGAAACAGTAACCTAGAACGTGTCAAGCACAGACACATGATTGATGTTTAGGAGTTTCAGCAGGGTTAGGTAAAGCTCCGAAGCCTTCTACAGGCGCTACGCAGACTGTACCCTGACTGCACTGCGTTCTCCGCTCTCAGCGTTGATGGCCACACGCGAAAGAGTttcgtctgtcgctgtcACTTCCATTGCGGttaggaaagagaagagaacccGGGGGAAACATGCGTGGAGATTATGCTGACAAAGCCACAGAATCGGCAAAGGAACGCCTGAACATAACTGTCACACTTGTTTGTAATCGTGCTGTAAGGGGTAATCCTAAAAAGCGAACACTCATCACTGTTGGGCACGCAAAACGCAGGCAGATAGGTGCTCGAATTCTGAAAGCCTAGCGAAAGAGTTTATTTGGCATCATTCCTCGCTTTCCCGTCTCTATCTGTTGATGAAAGACCACGTGGATCTCCCTCCGGTGCACAAAGACCCTTTCCAGAGGTTATGTTTGCGGACATGCATCTATAAATGAAGCCTGAAGGGTGCGTTGGTATAACCAATTGGCAGCGTTGCCCCAAATAGCACTGTCGCTGTCAATAGAGTTTTTCATAGAGCTCCCCACAGACGAGAGTCTATTTCTAAAAACTCCGCTAGCCTCAGCTGGCAAATAATAGTATTATCGGCTGCCACGCGGACTCTTAGAGATGGATACACACAAACGGCGAGCAAGGATTTATGTTGGAGAACTGTGGGCTATCAACTCTATATCTCTGTTACATCGACATctcttttgcatgcatgcatgcacgctgttgaaaaaaaaatcaaGTTTTCAGATCCATAGATCTTAGCAGCgcatttttctctttttaTTCTCCACCTGGATATAACGACGTTTTTTTAGAAGTCTTCGTTTCAAACTGTTTTCCTTTTGCgtccagtgcatgcagacgtgTTCATGCTGTCAACGGGAAAGCGTCCACCGTCGCGGGGGACCTGCCCTTTGCCCCTCATCTTATCTTCGTTTCTCTAAGCGTTTGCCTTCGTTGTCGTCTCGTTTCCACACTCCCCCTAAAATTTGTCTTCCACTTTCACTTTCTGCTGCCCCTGTTTAGACATTTTCCTTCGGGTCCCCTTGTCAACAGTCCTTTACGAACAACTGGGGActtttcttgtgtctctgttttcgaaATCGACCTCGCGGTTTTATGTTCGAGATTCGTTTTCCGTTGGAGGTGTGTCTCGTCGTGTCAAATCAGTTTCTTTATGCGGCTGGTTGTTGGTGCTATTCAAGTCTCATCCGCTTCTTCAGAAAAAAGCTTTTCGTGGTTTACCGCGGGACAACGGACGGTCGACAGGGAACAACAACCTGTCTGATTGTCATTCTCCTAGTGAACCACAGGGTACTGGAAATATAGTGCAGCGCAGTGACAACGAGACCGTGTGTGGAGTGACTCACTttcatgcatgtgcatacaCATGCGTAATAAGGCAGATCCTTGTCTGTGTGGAGATCTTCaacgcgttttttttcggcAAAGAAAATGCGGCAACTCACGGAGGAGGAGGTCAAACTCGTCTTCGAAAAACTTTCCAAGTTGTAAGGTTCCcattgttttttctcctaTCGTTTTCCGTATCTCcacgtctttcttctgcatggCACACGCGGCAAGAGCATGCATTTCTCTGTCAGTCACTTATCCTGTCCCCTCCTCGTCGTGTTTTCTTCGGGGCAGCCCTTCTtgctcttgtcttttctttcttgcacTTTGGGCCTTCTTTTTGCTTCCCTGAATAACTGAAGTAGTGATACCTTTGGGACATGTGCAATCGATTCGTTCGAAAACTCCGCGGATGCCAGTCTTTTGTCCTATGCACCTTTTACATTCAATTTCTCTGGGCAGAGAGGCCCGTGGTTGTGTGCATGTCCCTGCTCGTTATAAGCATATATCTTTTCTCACTAGTttacatgtgtgtgtgtgcatgtatttATGCATACTGGTAACTGT
This Toxoplasma gondii ME49 chromosome VIII, whole genome shotgun sequence DNA region includes the following protein-coding sequences:
- a CDS encoding leucine rich repeat-containing protein (encoded by transcript TGME49_271285); protein product: MTHDLSPSSNNLFLSSNNCRVPSPSRQLQQQRRSPLDDDNEGFQQESPFGIDPSDSVGGSNPLEKDLLCAKLTSIGFSPDDFRPVLIEAQLSGLGLTSVNAIRDFRNLQIVRMRNNKLRCLHPLNLLTFLTVLDAANNEIESSEELMPNACLEVVDLSQNRIKRLGDWSFNPRLRILKLAGNAIASLEGNLRDNALLQHLDLSENLLESLEDLPPSLSIEELLVANNRIKSLQGVEALAKLAFLNAHGNRLTCLYPVSAETAPNLLHLDVGGNPEFRNIRLLTPLEKSSFFCSLNLFPGPLEEVDWLRVKVIHMLQHLEVLNGEPVTTEEKVKVEEAYGEEVEGQRRIWEAILPGEPFPDRRLLKAHDFI